A single Ptiloglossa arizonensis isolate GNS036 chromosome 2, iyPtiAriz1_principal, whole genome shotgun sequence DNA region contains:
- the Eph gene encoding eph receptor tyrosine kinase isoform X10 → MAPFNMAGVAGLLATCAAAAASAAHLLPLLLLLICPRGTHAEQVVLLDTTQEEKLEWTKYPFGPATVTPGWVEESFTNFDKGINWRSYVVCDVAYSNVNNWLWTPFIDRGPANRVYIEIKFTTRDCSLFPGHALSCKETFSLLYYEFDAATKEPPPWETDSYKLIGRIAAGEGRFNTNTEVMINTEVKSIPVTKKGVYFAFRDQGACISILAIKVYYISCPEISVNFAHFPATPTGREVALIEQTIGTCVDNAVVNDFVEPTFLCKGDGKWYLPNGGCHCKPGYQADVEKQACIECPIGKFKHEAGSHGCEPCPAHSKSSDYGFTECRCNPGYFRAEKDPKKMPCTQPPSAPQNLTVNFVDQSTVILSWNAPHMLGGRTDTTYRVVCDACSMGVKYIPNADIFNDTKITITGLNAVTTYRFQVFAENGVSTLAGKSEYVDITVTTEASVPSLVSNVRITSVKSSELSISWDAPVTEIGGDSDLVERYEVRCYPRYDDATNATVIQTSELSATFKGLKPSTDYAIQVRAKTTRGWGEYTPVVFKKTPHAMGLDYVGEDDNMQVRIIAGAIVAVVVLLVIIIIMTVLILRSRASDECNKKQPSDCDTLEYRNGEGLVVTYMHCKMDSSPIVTTHTNNKSKSSLTTPLFTPAVGVAAAGAGGAGGAGARSYVDPHTYEDPNQAVREFAREIDAGYITIEAIIGGGEFGDVCRGKLKLPPDGRTEIDVAIKTLKPGSADKARNDFLTEASIMGQFEHPNVIFLQGVVTKSNPVMIITEFMENGSLDTFLRANDGKFQVLQLVGMLRGIASGMQYLAEMNYVHRDLAARNVLVNAALVCKIADFGLSREIESATEGAYTTRGGKIPVRWTAPEAIAFRKFTSASDVWSMGIVCWEVMSYGERPYWNWSNQDVIKSIEKGYRLPAPMDCPEAIYQLMLDCWQKERTHRPTFANLTQTLDKLIRSPETLRKIAQNSTYFR, encoded by the exons TGGGTGGAAGAGTCGTTCACGAACTTCGACAAGGGCATCAATTGGCGGAGCTACGTCGTCTGCGACGTCGCGTACAGCAACGTGAACAATTGGCTGTGGACGCCGTTCATCGACAGGGGACCGGCGAACCGCGTGTACATAGAAATCAAATTCACGACCCGTGACTGCTCGTTGTTCCCGGGACACGCGCTCAGCTGCAAGGAAACTTTCAGTCTGCTCTACTACGAGTTCGACGCGGCGACCAAGGAACCGCCGCCATGGGAGACCGACAGTTACAAGTTGATCG GTCGTATCGCTGCCGGCGAGGGAAGGTTCAACACGAACACCGAGGTGATGATAAACACGGAGGTGAAGTCGATCCCGGTGACGAAGAAGGGCGTGTACTTCGCGTTCCGCGACCAGGGCGCCTGCATATCCATCCTGGCGATCAAGGTCTACTACATCAGCTGCCCGGAGATCTCGGTGAACTTTGCCCATTTCCCGGCCACGCCGACGGGCCGCGAGGTCGCGTTGATCGAGCAAACCATCGGCACCTGCGTGGACAACGCCGTGGTGAACGATTTCGTGGAGCCCACCTTCCTCTGCAAGGGTGACGGAAAATGGTACCTACCGAACGGCGGTTGCCACTGCAAACCGGGATACCAGGCCGACGTCGAGAAACAAGCCTGCATCGAGTGCCCGATCGGTAAATTCAAACACGAGGCCGGATCGCACGGCTGCGAACCGTGCCCGGCGCACAGCAAGTCCTCCGATTACGGATTCACGGAATGCCGATGCAACCCCGGTTACTTCAGAGCGGAGAAGGACCCGAAGAAGATGCCTTGCACGC AACCCCCGTCGGCGCCGCAGAATTTAACGGTGAACTTCGTGGACCAGTCCACCGTGATTCTCTCTTGGAACGCACCGCACATGTTGGGTGGCAGAACCGACACCACCTACAGGGTGGTCTGCGACGCCTGCAGCATGGGCGTAAAATACATTCCCAACGCC GATATCTTCAACGACACGAAGATCACGATAACGGGCCTAAACGCGGTTACGACCTATCGATTTCAAGTGTTCGCCGAGAACGGGGTGTCGACGCTGGCCGGCAAGTCCGAGTACGTGGACATCACCGTCACCACGGAGGCCAGCGTACCGAGCTTGGTGAGCAACGTGAGAATCACCAGCGTCAAGAGTTCCGAGCTGAGCATCAGTTGGGATGCCCCCGTGACCGAGATCGGCGGAGACAGCGATCTGGTGGAGAGATACGAAG TGAGGTGTTATCCGCGCTACGACGACGCTACCAACGCCACCGTGATCCAGACCTCGGAACTCTCGGCGACGTTCAAGGGCCTAAAACCATCGACGGACTACGCGATACAGGTGCGGGCGAAGACGACGCGCGGTTGGGGCGAGTACACGCCGGTGGTGTTCAAAAAGACGCCCCACGCCATGGGTCTAG ACTACGTAGGAGAGGACGACAACATGCAAGTGAGAATCATAGCCGGGGCTATCGTGGCCGTGGTCGTTCTCCTGGTGATCATCATCATCATGACCGTTCTGATTCTCAGAAG CAGGGCCTCGGACGAGTGCAACAAGAAACAGCCGAGCGACTGCGACACCCTGGAGTACAGGAACGGCGAAG GACTAGTTGTGACCTACA TGCACTGCAAAATGGACAGTTCACCGATTGTGACAACCCACACCAACAACAAGAGCAAGTCCTCGC TGACCACGCCGCTGTTCACACCTGCAGTGGGGGTCGCCGCCGCAGGTGCAGGAGGCGCTGGTGGCGCAGGTGCGAGGAGTTACGTGGATCCTCACACCTACGAGGACCCGAATCAAGCGGTGAGGGAGTTCGCCCGCGAGATCGACGCGGGATACATCACGATAGAAGCCATCATAG GTGGCGGAGAATTCGGCGACGTTTGTCGCGGTAAATTGAAGCTGCCCCCGGACGGCCGTACGGAGATCGACGTGGCCATCAAGACCCTGAAACCGGGATCCGCGGACAAGGCGCGCAACGACTTCCTGACCGAGGCCTCGATCATGGGTCagttcgagcatccgaacgtgATATTCCTTCAAGGCGTCGTGACCAAGAGCAACCCGGTGATGATCATCACGGAGTTCATGGAGAACGGTAGCCTGGACACTTTCCTCCGCGCGAACGACGGAAAGTTCCAGGTGCTCCAGCTGGTGGGTATGCTACGCGGTATCGCGAGCGGTATGCAGTATCTAGCGGAGATGAACTACGTTCACCGGGACCTCGCGGCGAGGAACGTGCTCGTGAACGCCGCCCTCGTTTGCAAGATCGCCGACTTCGGGCTCAGCAGGGAGATCGAGAGCGCCACGGAAGGAGCGTACACGACCAGG GGTGGAAAGATCCCGGTACGATGGACGGCTCCGGAAGCGATAGCGTTCCGAAAGTTCACCAGCGCCTCCGACGTGTGGAGCATGGGCATCGTCTGCTGGGAGGTGATGTCCTACGGCGAGAGACCGTACTGGAACTGGTCGAATCAGGACGTGATCAAGTCGATCGAGAAAGGATACAGGCTTCCAGCGCCGATGGACTGCCCGGAGGCCATCTACCAACTGATGCTCGACTGTTGGCAGAAGGAACGCACCCATCGTCCAACGTTCGCGAATCTCACCCAAACCCTGGACAAGCTCATACGGAGCCCGGAGACGCTGAGGAAAATCGCCCAGAACAG CACATATTTTCGATGA